The following nucleotide sequence is from Gymnodinialimonas phycosphaerae.
CTTCACGCCCTCCACGATGATGGGACCGCTGGCCTTCGCCGGTCCCACGGCGGGCTTCCTTCTGGGCTTCGTGGCCATGGCCTGGGCGGCGGGTTTCGCCGCTGAACGCGGCCTGGCGCGCGGTTTCCTCGGCACGGCGGTCGCGGGCATCGTGATCTCGGCGCTGCTTTACGTGCCGGGCATTGCTTGGCCAATGGCCGTTGCCAGCGTCACCGGCATCGAGGCCGGTTGGGTCGGCCAGGGCTTCGGCTACTACTGGACCTACTTCATCTCCAGCTTCCTGATCGGCGACGCGGTGAAGGCCATTCTGGCTGCCCTCGTCGTGACCGGCGGTTGGGCCGCGCTGGCGCGCCGCTGACATCCCCGCAATGGCGGGTTCCCGCCGTTGAAGATGTGTGACCGGCCCCCGATCAAGGGGCCGGTCGCTTCCGTTTCAGGGGGGCCTTTTACAGGACACGTCCCATGCGCATCCTTGCCCTTGTTGCTGCCCTTGCCTGGAGGTCGATGCCGCCTCGCGCACCTGCACGGCGGAGGGGCGCTTGCCGTCCGAAACCGATTTGCTGGGGCGGATCTCGCCGCTTTACGTCGTCGTGCGCACCGATGCGGGGACCCAGCGGTTGATCCTGCAATTCGGGGGCAGCTAGGCCCTGAGGTGGTCGGCCACGTCGCCGCAGCCGAAACTCTCGTAAATTTCAAGGATTTGAGTGGCGGTCAGGCCCTCTTGTTGCGCCGCGTAGAACGGGTGTTTGGGGGTCGTGATCCAATAAAGCGGCGTGCGCCCCTCCGAGTAGGGTACGACCACGCCCTCGGTCAGCAGGGGGCCCGTCAGGCGGGGCAATTGAGTGTAGAGCCAAGAGGGCATCTCACCCAGTTTGTCGGCATCGCCGCGAACCTGGGCAGAGCGAAACCGCGCGTGCAGACCGGCCTTCAAAGAACACCAAACACCAAGGAACACGGTGCCTTCGGTCCCCTGGACCGGGA
It contains:
- a CDS encoding biotin transporter BioY, translated to MGGNATLLSATLGQEGLVRKALLVLGGTILIALAARTSVPMFPVPMSLQTLAILAVGFSFGSRLGAITVLAYLAQGFAGLPVFTPSTMMGPLAFAGPTAGFLLGFVAMAWAAGFAAERGLARGFLGTAVAGIVISALLYVPGIAWPMAVASVTGIEAGWVGQGFGYYWTYFISSFLIGDAVKAILAALVVTGGWAALARR
- a CDS encoding DUF2199 domain-containing protein, with the protein product MIRKIFRRSKPARVVPEAELARRLVDPDNVCTCCGTDVVVAKAVRPEAPFSWKNPPEPAEDAAFEAGGMELFTENYARRDGNNLLRAYLPIPVQGTEGTVFLGVWCSLKAGLHARFRSAQVRGDADKLGEMPSWLYTQLPRLTGPLLTEGVVVPYSEGRTPLYWITTPKHPFYAAQQEGLTATQILEIYESFGCGDVADHLRA